The following proteins are encoded in a genomic region of Cyanobacterium sp. T60_A2020_053:
- a CDS encoding phosphoglucomutase/phosphomannomutase family protein — MPFTTNPIKFGTDGWRGVIGADFTMARVAHLAPLCAHVLKQFHPERNTIVVGYDRRFLAEKFAQVVAESLQEYGYDVLLANDYAPTPAFSWCAYDIQDGLGALVLTASHNPPEYLGLKVKGAFGGSVSGDVTAQIEALLDTTLPLPSQKGTITKFDPWISYTKQLQTLVDVAKIREAITSGQLDVTVDVMHGAASTGLSRILDCNINEINHNRDAWFGGRAPEPLARYIPELFRIIKEKAKNNPETLRIGLVFDGDCDRIASIDGEGNYCSTQTLIPILIEHLAKNRGLQGQIVKTVSGSDLIPKIAQLFNIPITETPIGYKYIAEKMLTSQVLVGGEESGGVGYSTHIPERDALLSALYVLEAIVTTGKDIAQLYRDLQVMVNFTSEYDRIDLPLANMEQKNQLEVTLATNPLQTIAGKKVIDCLAIDGYKYRLQDDSWLLIRFSGTEPLLRLYSEGNTSKMVQENLQWAKQEFSS, encoded by the coding sequence ATGCCCTTTACGACTAACCCGATAAAATTTGGTACAGATGGTTGGCGCGGTGTCATCGGTGCTGACTTTACCATGGCAAGAGTAGCGCACCTCGCCCCCCTCTGCGCCCACGTCCTCAAACAATTTCATCCCGAACGTAATACGATTGTAGTAGGATATGATCGGCGTTTTTTGGCGGAAAAATTTGCTCAGGTGGTGGCGGAATCTTTGCAAGAATACGGTTACGATGTTTTACTAGCCAATGATTATGCACCCACACCGGCTTTTAGTTGGTGTGCCTATGATATTCAAGACGGGTTAGGGGCGCTGGTTTTAACTGCTAGTCATAATCCCCCTGAGTATCTCGGTTTGAAGGTGAAGGGCGCTTTTGGTGGTTCGGTTTCTGGGGATGTGACGGCACAAATTGAGGCTTTACTGGATACTACTTTACCTTTACCCAGTCAAAAAGGCACGATTACTAAATTTGACCCTTGGATCAGTTATACCAAACAGTTACAAACATTGGTGGATGTGGCAAAAATTAGGGAAGCGATTACTTCAGGTCAACTTGATGTTACTGTGGATGTGATGCACGGTGCTGCCTCCACTGGGTTAAGTCGTATTTTAGATTGTAATATTAATGAAATTAATCATAACCGAGATGCTTGGTTTGGGGGGAGGGCGCCGGAGCCCCTTGCCCGTTATATTCCTGAGTTATTTCGTATCATCAAAGAAAAAGCCAAAAATAACCCCGAAACTCTCCGCATTGGTTTAGTCTTTGACGGAGATTGTGATCGTATTGCTAGTATTGACGGTGAGGGTAATTATTGTAGTACCCAAACTCTAATCCCTATTTTAATTGAACATTTGGCTAAAAATCGAGGATTACAAGGGCAAATCGTCAAAACCGTTAGCGGATCGGATTTAATCCCCAAAATTGCTCAATTATTCAATATTCCCATCACAGAAACCCCCATCGGTTATAAATATATCGCTGAAAAAATGTTAACTTCTCAAGTGTTGGTAGGTGGTGAAGAATCGGGAGGGGTTGGTTATAGCACCCATATTCCTGAGAGAGACGCGCTGTTATCGGCTTTGTATGTTTTGGAGGCGATAGTGACAACGGGTAAAGATATTGCTCAACTTTACCGAGATTTGCAAGTAATGGTTAATTTTACTTCTGAATATGATCGCATTGATTTACCTTTGGCAAATATGGAGCAAAAAAATCAACTTGAAGTCACTTTAGCCACTAATCCTTTACAAACTATTGCAGGGAAAAAAGTCATTGATTGTTTAGCTATTGATGGTTATAAATATCGTCTTCAGGATGATAGTTGGTTGTTGATTCGTTTTAGTGGCACTGAGCCTTTATTACGTTTGTATTCTGAAGGTAATACCAGTAAAATGGTGCAGGAAAATTTACAATGGGCAAAGCAGGAATTTAGTAGTTAA